TGCACAACCAAATCACGGCAATCCTGGCTCAGTACTAAATTATAACCCGTACTGTCTGTAATGGCTTTGGCCACATGTTTTAGGGTATCTCCTGCCAAATGAAAAGAGATTAAGTCATCACGCCTATTGTATTCGAAAGCCACAGAAGTAGGCTTTTCGATGGGGTAAAGAATAATGATGCTTTTCAGGAATTTGATCTCCAATTGATAGCTAGAACAAACGAAGACCAACAACTCTTCTATCGTTACATTTTCAAAATTGTTGGTGATCTGATAGGGAGGGATGTTATCCAGACTTAGGTTAAGATCATGCATTTCCGCCACTGCTCTCAAAAATTCTTTGAGTGAAGTACCAGATACAGAGATATCGACCTTCTCCTTGAGGGCAGGTATAGAATCAGCCTGTCGACTAAGTACCTGCGTCAATGAATCCATTCGAGTCACATCCTGAGCGAACAGGGAACAAACACCAAAGGCGAACAATAAGGTTAGAAATAATTGTTTCATGCTTCTATATCAACAGGGGTAATACTTCCTCTACAGAGGTTTTACCTTCTTTTAAAAAGTTAATGGCATTGACTTGAAGGGTGGCCAGGCCTAATTCACCCAAATGCGAATTTAAGTTAAATGATTGATCTTTGATTTGATGGATCAACCCAGGAGAATTCGGGATGATTTCATATAGGGCTTTTCGCCCGGTATATCCTGTACCCAGACACTCCACGCACCCGACTGCCTTGTAGATTCGATGCCCTTTTAGGCCATCGATATGACCGACAAATTCTTCCTCCTTTGCTTCTACTTTGCAAGATTCACAAAGCACCCGGACCAGACGCTGGGCAATCCCAGCATTGAGTGTATCTGCCAATAGGTATTCGGATATCCCCATCTCCACCAGACGATTGAAAATCCCCAGGGCAGAGTTGGTATGCACCGTACTAAATACCAGGTGACCAGTCAAGGCTGCCCTGGTAGCCATCTGTGCTGTTTCTACATCGCGGATCTCCCCTACCATCACAATGTCAGGGTCTTGCCTTAAGAAGGTTCTCAATGCCTGTGGAAAGCCCAATCCAATCTTTTCATTGAGCTGCACCTGGTTGATACCTGGGAGGGTGTATTCTACAGGATCTTCGATAGTCACGATATTGACATCTTCCTGATTGAGCTCCTTGAGTGTCGCATACAGTGTCGTTGTCTTACCCGAACCCGTGGGGCCACTGATCAATATCAACCCGTTCGGTTTGGTAACCACACGGCGATAAACAGCCAATTCGCTCGAACTCAGACCCAAGTCCTCGATATGAATAGCAGAAGAATTCTTTTCCAGCAATCGAAGCACCACTTTCTCTCCATAGAGGGAAGGCAAGACAGAAACCCGAAGGTCCAGATCTATCTCTCCTTTGCTGAAATTGATTCGGCCATCCTGTGGCAGACGCTTTTCTGCTATATCCAGCCGTGCAACGATCTTGATCTTGTTGACCAATTCGGGATAGTTGTCCAGCCCTAGATTGAAACGCTCGACCAGGTGCCCATTGATACGAAAGCGTACTCTCGCCGAATGTTCATAGCATTCTACATGAATGTCACTGGATTTGAGCTCTATGGCTTCAAAGATGAGCTGATCCAGAAAATTGTTCTTGTCAAAGTTCTTAGTCTCCTGACTGGTTCTATCTGTATTGCCATAAAACTTTGACAAAGCCAATTCGATCACTTCCCCATCTATGGGTTCAAATGCAACCGTTTTCCCTAGCAAAACTTGAAGGTACCGACCTGTCGCTACCTCATCTGCCTTCGAATGAATATAGAACTGATAGTGCTCCTTATCAATTTGCTTGGGTATAACCTGATGGCCTAAGGCTACATTTTTTGGAATCACCTGCCTAAGATCAGAGTCTAGTTTGCTGTCGCTATGTATGTCAAATGCTTTCAAAAAGGGTTGGTATCAGGTGGAACATAAGACAAAGCGAAAGGTAAGTCACCAAAGGAATGGATGGTTCTTTAGGTCGAATCAACCACTGCACCAATCCATGGATAATCAAGCTGACCAATAGAGACAAAATCAACCAGTAAGAAAAAGCCTCAAATGAAAACAAAGGAAGCAAAACGATCAAAAATACGATGTCTCCTTTCCCAATCATCTGTGCAGGCTTGCGACGAGTCACCAACAGATATAGGCCAGTCAAAGCAAAAAGAAACAGCAGGTAGCCAGCATTCAATAGCATATCAATCCAAATCAAGTGATTGGAATAGGCAGCCCATAAGGTAGCCGCTCCTAATACCGCAAGTAACCATACGCTCACCTGTCGATGCTGCATATCCTGAATGGCCAATACCACTACGAGCCCTATGACTATCAAATAGGCAATCAATCTCTTGTCACTTCACGGATGTCCCCCATTTGGTCGACCTCCCAAACATTCATTTGTCCATCCCCATCAAAATCTACCACTGCGGTAGCTCGAGCCATATAGGTATTGGGAGTGGATTCTACAATTTCGATCAGGTAATTGGCATTGCCTGGATTGTCTGGATCAGTGGAAAGTCTTTCACTCTCAAAACCAATGGCATTCAGATCTTCTCCGAAACGCGCATATTCATAGAAATAGGTCTTTTGGAGCGTATGAACATGTTTGAGGGCCTGCTTGGCTTCTAAACTTCTCGTTTTGGATATCAACGGCATCAGGGAAGGCAGCGCCATCAAAATAAGCACACCTATGATTACCAACACCACCAACAACTCCGACAAGGTAAAGGCCGATAACTTAGGATCTCTACTGACTTTCATTTCGATTGGATTTTAAAGAAAACTCTAAATTATGAATAATTCGTTAGGATGCAGAACAAGTCCTGCTAAAATGTTGTTTAACCTGAATTATTCAATTCAGGAGTTAATAGTTATTTGTTATTGAGTTAATCTTCAATTGATTACATTGATATCATTTGTTTACAGAAATTAACCAAATGGTTATTGAGTATTTATGCATTTATAATCGAAAATCAAATCCCTATTAACTTCTGCCCGCCGTACAGCGTACTCCGGCAGGCGGGTAATAACTGATTAGCCATTAACTCCGATTTTACCATTGCATAAATCGGGTTTAATCAGGAAAAGACATTTGTGTAGAAATCTCAAACATAGGCAGATACATCGACACCAGTATCACCCCTACAATTCCACCCAGTACTATGATCAGAAGAGGTTCCAACACCGTATTCAAAATTGAAGTTTGATGCTTGATCGCAGCTCGGTACTCTCCAGATAGTTTTTTGAAGAAATACCCAATCTTACTACTCTCCTCTCCTATCCTGATAAACACTTTGAAATTCTCATCGAACCACTTGCTGCGCTCTACTACTTCACTGTAGTTTTCTCCTTTGATCAGCGCCTCTATGGCCTCATCGATGTTACGATTGAGCACTGGACTTTTAAACATGGCCTTGTTCATTTCCAATGCATGTACCAATGGCACATTGGCGCCCAGCAGCAGTGCCATGCTATTACTAAACTTCGCCATGATCGTTTGATAAAAGAAGGCGCCCAGATAAGGGACTTTGTACAAAACGGTCTCCATGATTTCATAAGGTCTGTCTCGCTTGAGCAAAAAGCTGATCAAAACAGCTAGTCCCACCACCAACAGCAATAGGATCAACCAGTTTTCTCTAAAGAAATAAGACACAGACAAGACCTGTCGAGTCAGATAAGGCAAATCCCCACCAAAGCGGGTAAAAATCCCCTCAAACACAGGAATGATAAAAAAGATCATGAAAAGCACAGCAGCAACTGCCGCATTGATGATGAGCAAAGGATAGGATATGGCCGACATGATCTCCCTTTTCTGTGCTACCTTTTCTTCAAAGTACTCGCTCAGGTTGGCAAAAACCTCCAACAACTTCCCAGATTCTTCCCCTATGCGTACACTATACACTTCGTAGTTGCTAAAGTCCCCAGTCTGCTCCATGGCCTCTTGTATGGAATTACCCGTTTGCAGCGCCTCCTGCACCTTTTTGATCATCTCTTTGATGTAGGGCTTCTTGCTCTGTTTGATCAGGTGGTTCAAGCTGGAGTTGATATCTACCCCCGCCTCTAGCAGCACATAGAGCTGCTGATAGAACACCGCCTTCTCCTTGTTCCCAAATTTAGGGGTGAGCGCAATGTCCTTGTTCCAGATGGTCTCCTTCTTTTCTTCTGCTGCAGCTTCCTTCGCCCGACTATTGGTCTCCGTCCTTTTTTTTAATTCAGCCAGGTTCATTTGTTTTTGCTTTTCCAGATTTGACGATAGGAAGATTTCGATTTCAGTGGCAAAGTAATGGATTGCTGATACAAAGTAAAATTCACTTGCAAGGATCCGGCCTGCTCCTGGCACTGCCCTCCAATCAAGAAAAAGTCACGGTTTCCTTTCCACTCACGAAACACCGTATCTGCGCCAAACTGATAGTGGGTTTCCTTCCCCAATTGCAATTCATCCCCCTTCAGCTCATAGGAGGCGCTACGCTGGGTATCGCGCTCCAGATAGTATTTCAGTCGGTAGTAGGCATTGGTATGATCGATGCGCTTTCTCAATCTGTGATGATAGTCCAGCACATTGAGATAGATCGCCGAAGCAGCGGTCAGCAGCAGCGATGACAGCAGCAGTACCACCATCATCTCCACCAACGTAAATGCTTTCCACTTATTCATAGACCCATTCGTATAGTTGCAAATGTACAACACCCAGAGTATCCAGCACCTCTATCTCCAGTTGATACAAGTCGGTATCTCCTTCCCAGCTCTTCTTGGTAAACATCATATCATAGCCTTCGCCTAAAGGTAAAATCATCTCTTGCTCCCCTATCAAGTGGCGGAGCGAGTCCTTCGCCTGGTAGGCCCTGGATTCTAATATCATGTCTCGGGTATTGCTCATAGAGGCCGACACATTCAGGTAAATCAACATGGCCAGTCCTGTGACCATCGAGATGATGATCCCAGCCACTAGTGACTCCATCAGCGTATAGGCTCTCCACCTCTTTAGTATCGCTAACCCCTTTCGTTCTTTAGACAAAATACTCCCTTTATTTCCGCTAATTTATTGAAATATTGAAGTACCTCCTTTTGCAACAGGACTAATTATTAACAATCTCAATTGTTCCTCAAAACTTACCCACGTTCCCGCCATGCTTTGCATGGTGGATATCTCACTTGAGTAGTATGATAAACCCCCAGACTGCCGTCAGGCAGGCTTCCGCCTTCGGCACTTTCCCAATGCTATTAAGTTAAGCCCTCTACCCTAAAAGTACCCGTCATTCCCCTTACCTGCCTCGCCGGACAGGCGGGCTTGTTAGGTGAATCTCACTGCAAACAGAGCTGGAGATGCCCCGGTCAAGCCGGAGCATGAACTGTGTTTAAATGCAAGCAATAGGCTGATAGTTTTTTTGATAAAGACTTTCGCCTTTAGCGATAGCAAAACACTGCTTAAGAAGTTTATTAGCAAGCGCTATTTTTATCACTCTTTCGTTCTTCCCCTTTTCTGCGAGCCTATGGTACATGTCAATACAGGCTTGATTGTACCTTTTAGCAGACCAAGAACACATGTAAAGAACCTTTCGTACCTGAGAGTTACCCATTTTGCAAATACGTCCTTTCCCCCTCACCGAAGTGCCGGATTGATAGATCCTGGGACTCATGCCTACATAGGCAATCAGTTGTTTGTAATTTTCAAACTTGGTAAAGTCTTCGGTGAGGAGAACTAGTATAATGGCTGCATTTTGCCCTATTCCTGGAATAGAGGTTAGCTTCTCCATGGTTGCTGCATACTCCTTTTGAGCATAATCTGTCAGATAAGCTTCTAGTTTGTCTATTTGTTTTTGGATGTGTCTCTGCAATGACTCCAGGCTCTTTCTGAGGGTTGTATCCACAAGCTTTGTGCTGTCAAAGGCTTCTTTCTGGTTCCTTACCATGGTAAGCTGCTTCTTAAAGCCGTCTATAGCAGTCAATATCTGCTGCATCTTGATAATGGTCTTAGACTTATCTGTCCATTGTTTCAACGGGTGGATAGAGGCGTATTCAGCGATGGTGCGTGCGTCTTTCTTATCGGTCTTTGCCCTTATTAGTTTCATTTGAGAAAACCGTTTGATAACCAATGGATTTTCTACAGAGACGAACACCCCTTTTTTGTCTAGAAAAAGTGCTAATGGGAGGTAATACGGACCGGAGGCTTCCATAACACATTTGTCCTGGTCTTCTAATAACTGCAACAACTTGGTAAAGCCTTTACTTGTATTGGGAAACACCTTGTAAAACCATTTACCCTCGCTCTTGAAACTTACATCAAAAGTCCTTTTGGAGATATCTATTCCTACTACTTTCATGTTTATAATTGTTTATGGAAAAGACTACCCGGCTTTTTCAATCCTACATACAGGCTCTAAGCCTAATGAACTGTCCAAAGTTGAGGTAGAAGGGGAAAGGGGCCAGCATGCTCCGCGGTCTTGATGACAAATGACGACCCAAGGCCTTACTCTTTCCCCGTACTTTTCCTGTTTACAAAAACTATCAATTTAAGCCTTTGTAAACATAGGATGACGCTTAACTTAATAGCATTGGGCACCTTCCCCGGGGAAGGATTACTTCAAAATTTGAATTACCATAGAGCTTCATTTGATGGTTTAACAACAAATCGTTGAAACCACCATGCCAAGCATGCGCCCCCCCCCCTGTAGTTAACTCAAACCACTTTATTATAAAACATCCTCTGTTCCCTCCACGTTACCGCCATGCTCCGCATGGTGGCTGACCATCATCTATTAGGCTGAAAACAGTTTTCATGCAAAAGGACTGCTTTGAAGGAAGAATGAGAGGGGTTCAATCAAACACACTCAATAAAGCCACTGCACTACCCCCTTCTGCTGATCGGCAAACCAGAGCCCGGGCATCAAAAAGCCCGAATCCAGCTCATGGCTCAATTGTGCGTTGAACAAATGATTTTCCAGCACGCCTGAGAAAGTATTGATCAAAAAAGCCCGGGTACATACATGTCCATTGATCTTACCATGGGCAGATACAAAACCATTGGCATAGATCATCCCATTGACCGTACTGCCTTCCTCCAGATGAATCAGTCGATCCCTGAAGTTGTTTCGGTCTCCATCGATCAGCAAAAAGCCATCGACGGTAGCTTTCTCCTTGAGTACGATGGTGGCAGTTGCCTTTTCATTTTCGGCATAGAGTACGGTGGGATAGTCCAACTCCACATCCCCCTGTACGATGATCGTATCTCGGGCAAAGAACTGCCCCTGCCCTCTGAAGCCGCTCAGGAACTCTATCTCATCCGCCAGCACAATGATATCTTCGGTATAGGCCATGGTATCGATGCGCACGGTCCCACTGCTTTGGATCATCGCAAAGCCACGTAAGGTGTCCTGTAGCAAATAATCACCACAGCGCAAGACAGTCAGCGTATCTGATAAAAACGAATAGTCCCCTTCCAGCTCAGTCACCTGTAGCTGAGGCATTTCCTTCCATTCTTTTTCCAGATCGTCGAGCGACCAGTCTTCCAATTTCGGAATTCTATCCTTGCTCTTGCGCACTTCGCCATAGACCATCTTTTCATTCATGTAGCCTACCCGATCGATGTAGGTCGTACGTGTGCCCGCTTGTGGCAAGTATACCGTGCCGGATATCTTCGTGTCTCCTGCCAGCGCCAGTCCCCCACGATTGTCCTCCAAATAAATAGTAGACAGTCCCTCTTCGCTAGGAATTTGCCCTTGCAAAAAGGCCGCTCGCTGCTCATGCACTCGATGAAAGGCATGCAAACGATAAGAATCAAACAGCCCCCAGCGAAACTTGCCGACCGCTACACTGTCGATCCCACGACCGAATAGGTCGAAGCTGCGATAGCTGCCATAGTCCATTTGATCTCCCCGCGCCAGACACCAGGCCTGGGCCGAAGACAGATTGTCCAGCAGTCGGCTGTTGATTCTGTAGATATTGCGCTCCTGACGGGTGTAATAGGCCATCAGGATCATCATCAGTAGCAGCATGGCCACTATCACGGACACCGCCATGGTAAATGACAAGACACCACCCGATAGTCGGGATCGAAAAAAATGCAATATCTGACTCAGCCCATGACGGGACATCGCTACTGTATCGTATCCTGTGGCACTCCCATGCGATAACGGATCGTCCACTGGAGTGTATCGGACTGGTAGTAGTCTACCTTGCCATTGAGTTGGTCCTTGCTGTAGCTCCCCTTCATCAGCGGACTGCCTGTAGGGTTTTGTTTGAGAAAGCTCCCTTCCTTTTCTCCTTCTGCATACTCATAGGCAGCTCGGATCACCTCGCCACCTGGGTACCACTCGATCCACTGGCCGGACTGGAGGCCTTCTGTAAACTCCCCTTTTCGCATCAGGGACTTGTCCTTTTGATCGATTACCTCGTAGCTTCCATCCAGCAACTTGCCCGTATACTGCCCCTGGCTATGGCCTATGCGATCCACCTTGAACCAATAGTAGTCCTTGCTGAAATCGGTCTCGATGTCCTCAGGGTTTTCGGAGATATGAAACTTGACCAGCGAATCCCCATGATCCAGGGTGATGCTCTGGTAATGCTTGAAACTAAAATCTTCGGTCGGTTGCACTTGCTTGGTCTTGCAGGACTGGATCAGCATCCACCCCATCCCCAGCAGCAGTACAGAGAATGTCATTTTACTCATATCACAATATTACATAACTCTCCAACAAAAAAGCCGAAAGCAAAACTCATATTTTGCTTTCGGCTTTTGAAGATCATCATACAGCAGACATTTCATCCGCATTCCGAACGGACAGGAATGCCTCAAAAGGTTTCATTCGCATTCGGAAATGAGACCGAGCGGGGATAGCTGCAGAATTAAAAATCTAAACCCTCATTAGCGCATAACCACCATGCAAAGCATGGCGGGAACGGGGATGGACAGGAAGGCCCACATAGAACCATGCAAAGCATGCACCAACAGGGGTTCTCAACCTTCATCTACGCATATTCACCATGCAGAGCATGGCGGGAACGGGGTGAGTACTAAC
This is a stretch of genomic DNA from Reichenbachiella ulvae. It encodes these proteins:
- a CDS encoding IS110 family transposase, with amino-acid sequence MKVVGIDISKRTFDVSFKSEGKWFYKVFPNTSKGFTKLLQLLEDQDKCVMEASGPYYLPLALFLDKKGVFVSVENPLVIKRFSQMKLIRAKTDKKDARTIAEYASIHPLKQWTDKSKTIIKMQQILTAIDGFKKQLTMVRNQKEAFDSTKLVDTTLRKSLESLQRHIQKQIDKLEAYLTDYAQKEYAATMEKLTSIPGIGQNAAIILVLLTEDFTKFENYKQLIAYVGMSPRIYQSGTSVRGKGRICKMGNSQVRKVLYMCSWSAKRYNQACIDMYHRLAEKGKNERVIKIALANKLLKQCFAIAKGESLYQKNYQPIACI
- a CDS encoding type IV pilin protein — protein: MKVSRDPKLSAFTLSELLVVLVIIGVLILMALPSLMPLISKTRSLEAKQALKHVHTLQKTYFYEYARFGEDLNAIGFESERLSTDPDNPGNANYLIEIVESTPNTYMARATAVVDFDGDGQMNVWEVDQMGDIREVTRD
- a CDS encoding toxin-antitoxin system YwqK family antitoxin, translating into MSKMTFSVLLLGMGWMLIQSCKTKQVQPTEDFSFKHYQSITLDHGDSLVKFHISENPEDIETDFSKDYYWFKVDRIGHSQGQYTGKLLDGSYEVIDQKDKSLMRKGEFTEGLQSGQWIEWYPGGEVIRAAYEYAEGEKEGSFLKQNPTGSPLMKGSYSKDQLNGKVDYYQSDTLQWTIRYRMGVPQDTIQ
- a CDS encoding GspE/PulE family protein, with translation MKAFDIHSDSKLDSDLRQVIPKNVALGHQVIPKQIDKEHYQFYIHSKADEVATGRYLQVLLGKTVAFEPIDGEVIELALSKFYGNTDRTSQETKNFDKNNFLDQLIFEAIELKSSDIHVECYEHSARVRFRINGHLVERFNLGLDNYPELVNKIKIVARLDIAEKRLPQDGRINFSKGEIDLDLRVSVLPSLYGEKVVLRLLEKNSSAIHIEDLGLSSSELAVYRRVVTKPNGLILISGPTGSGKTTTLYATLKELNQEDVNIVTIEDPVEYTLPGINQVQLNEKIGLGFPQALRTFLRQDPDIVMVGEIRDVETAQMATRAALTGHLVFSTVHTNSALGIFNRLVEMGISEYLLADTLNAGIAQRLVRVLCESCKVEAKEEEFVGHIDGLKGHRIYKAVGCVECLGTGYTGRKALYEIIPNSPGLIHQIKDQSFNLNSHLGELGLATLQVNAINFLKEGKTSVEEVLPLLI
- a CDS encoding prepilin peptidase; translation: MIAYLIVIGLVVVLAIQDMQHRQVSVWLLAVLGAATLWAAYSNHLIWIDMLLNAGYLLFLFALTGLYLLVTRRKPAQMIGKGDIVFLIVLLPLFSFEAFSYWLILSLLVSLIIHGLVQWLIRPKEPSIPLVTYLSLCLMFHLIPTLFESI
- a CDS encoding type II secretion system F family protein — its product is MNLAELKKRTETNSRAKEAAAEEKKETIWNKDIALTPKFGNKEKAVFYQQLYVLLEAGVDINSSLNHLIKQSKKPYIKEMIKKVQEALQTGNSIQEAMEQTGDFSNYEVYSVRIGEESGKLLEVFANLSEYFEEKVAQKREIMSAISYPLLIINAAVAAVLFMIFFIIPVFEGIFTRFGGDLPYLTRQVLSVSYFFRENWLILLLLVVGLAVLISFLLKRDRPYEIMETVLYKVPYLGAFFYQTIMAKFSNSMALLLGANVPLVHALEMNKAMFKSPVLNRNIDEAIEALIKGENYSEVVERSKWFDENFKVFIRIGEESSKIGYFFKKLSGEYRAAIKHQTSILNTVLEPLLIIVLGGIVGVILVSMYLPMFEISTQMSFPD
- a CDS encoding prepilin-type N-terminal cleavage/methylation domain-containing protein encodes the protein MNKWKAFTLVEMMVVLLLSSLLLTAASAIYLNVLDYHHRLRKRIDHTNAYYRLKYYLERDTQRSASYELKGDELQLGKETHYQFGADTVFREWKGNRDFFLIGGQCQEQAGSLQVNFTLYQQSITLPLKSKSSYRQIWKSKNK